The genome window CCCCTATCACTTTGATACACTTTGTTACATGTTTGCCCTTTGGAACCTGTTGGTTTGTATCAAGGGgtacggtttgatacactccgacCAGCCAATCAGTTTCTATTATCAAGGTGCATACAATGTTGCTGTGCCTTTCCAgcagtacataaatacatgttcactcgatATGGGTAAAATTTTAAGAAGTCAGTCATGACGTTCACTGATGCGACATGGCTTCGAAGAACTGACTCATTATTGGAACATGGTAAGAACTGACACATTATTGGAACATCATATTGGTTGGTATCAAAGTGTAGGCTTTCAAATGTTTCGGTCTGATACACACCGACCAGCCAATCAAAATCTATCATAAAAGTGCATacaatgtttctgtgcctttttagcagtacatgaATACATGTTCACACGATGTGGGTAAAATTAGAAGTCAGTCATGACGTTCACTGATGCGAGATGGTGAGAACTTCCAACGTGTcagagtcatatgacgtggtatttacttcggtgggatgaatgtctttaaAATCATTCTGCGCCTCTATGATATAAGCTTACAGGctccaaaaatatcaaagaaaaggctgtgtatcatgatttttttttatataattcaatCCAATAcgtcaagtaaatgtccgtgattATTGGAATTATCcatttgtctgatttggacacggaggTCACACGTGGTGGATACGTTTAAGTGCAAAACTTGCAAGTTCTGTTTTTCAGAAGAACAGtgtaattttttctcttttttttttttttttttttttttttttttagtgtatctCAGAAATACATTTCAAAGCTTCGACAACCTTGCGAAACGAAAAatagtgtgtataaataatataagttGCGGAGATCAGACCTGCATTAATGGCTTTCTAGTGAATATTTTATGTGAAATTTAAAAAGTATGACTTCTccttttttcaaaactttgtatgtcagtataaacttcgatgatatcgtattttgtagcgaccgtgatacaacttcaaacaatgtatcaaagtgttaggggtttcgggattctacaaaaaaaaaaacgtcttatATGTACAGTCGCCAAAAAAACTAGTATATTtcctctttctgacttaacaatatgatacgacgacgaaGACGGTTGGAAAAAGTGGTGTGAGATCGACcggatattggtatccctgagagGGGCGTCATTTAGGAGAGGGGGTCAGGGGAGGCATTTGTCACCCCCCTCCAAGGGCcccattttttttacacatttctaCTAATTACACTTATATAGATATGGTTATAGCTTTAAATACCCCTAGCATAAttcatttttctaattttttgTTCACTTAGCTCggctaaattttaaaatttagggTTTTCAATTACACAATACTATAAATATTCGTGTTACCGCtaccagcttggcgaacgctggcaagaaTACGTGACATGGATGCCcctaacgccgccgttaactggcaTCCGTCTCcagagcgcaatcgctcccatgccgtaattgcttggtAAATGACGATATTACGATTccgggtatgatcttggggaaaGTCTCTATCCATGGCTGGCCAAACATTCTCTgtgagactgagatctggcgatttggcacagcgtaatctcggggtgttgccgaaatcacgccttcacgacaccGCTTGTGTGGAGGGGCTGTTATGCTCCGGCTCAGTGAAGAGCATCCACCCCAACTGCCCAaagatttctgacagtctgcgtgcTGTTGCCAGAAGTAAATGGGTTCGCATCCCttgcagtagttatggattgttaaaaaataataataatgagagtaattaactaagaagaaaatgactcacaGTAAGGGGACTGGCAACTAACTACCTACCACGTCCCCATCTCGAACCCAGCAAGGGTTTCCATTAACTCATGATATCCATGCACTttaatgcaagcttcctatttatCTTCCATAATGCACATTGAAttgtagttttgaatgacatttacttgatcatcttcctccgtcgtgcacATAGGGTACACATTTCCGGCCTTGTCTCTGTTGTgtcagttgcttggtgtcgctggatccactaGCGatacggttggcttcgaaataagtAATCACGATGTTTCAGATCATGATAGTCCCTCacagtaaagcgtaattatgatgCTACAAATGGTCTAAGAGgttactattgctaatattggcatgttACGAGGAAACTGCCATATCAACACCGAAACACTATTCGaccacattatgaagcttcatctgttccgagctttgaaaacagcAAGTACCAACATCCGAATCCGAATCAACTCCTAGTGATCGTTtcagtttcatctactcccgagtaaagataccTTTTTACCGactgtacatacttacatacatacttgcatgtatatgtatatattcatatatatgtatatgtatatgtgtgcgtatatctatgtgtgtatgtatgtatagacacatacacacgtgtccacagatatatatagattgatatagatcaGTAGTTATgcgctgtgtatgtatatatatttatatatacttatacatatatatgtacatatatgtaagtatatctatgcatgtatatagatagatataggtataggaatagatatataattatcattaaagtgTTCTGTCCTCCGACCGGTCTTTTTTGGCATTCATTTTGCCCATGACACTCTGTTCTCTGTTAATACTCATAACATACCCAGTCTTCTTCATGGGACTgtgggccatttcctgagatgtctgacATGGAAAGGATCAACCCGTTGCCTTCCCAGACAGTGTTTTTAGTGAGACTATCTCTAGAatggttgccagccaaggccagAATCCCGtctgcccttatttctatttatcccataaatgggaccctgacaggtgctccactctgggtcatAGGGGGCCAGGGAGAAAccgtggctaagaggtggctccattcTCCTCAGGACCAAAACCCCGCTACCGGATACAGTTTATATTCTTAACCATGagtaatagatatgtgtgtgtgtgtgtctttatagacatacatatattatatatatatatatatatatatatatatatatatgtgtgtgtgtgtgtttatatatatatatatatatatgtatgtattcatatctatatctgtgtgtgtgtgtatatatatatatatatatatatatatatatatataatatatatagatgaatacaagTATAGCAATACTCATCTTTATTTTGACTTTACGGAGGTCGAGGTAGAAATCGAAcatgagaaagagggtgggagaagtggtgaaatcatgtgtatatatatatatatatatatatatatataattgtgtgtgtgtgtatatatgtatatatatatatatatatatatatatatatatatattcatgtatgtatatatatcattgatgGGATTgttattttcgagaaaaaaaatatgttatttgagtaaaatttatattttcataaatgatttgcgTTGAATTTAGCATTTAGGAATATCACAACCTTTCTCTACATCTCTTAAAAAAATTAAGCTACGTCGCCACGTGGCAGCGGAAAAAAAGGCTTTGGCGTTTCCCAGTAAATGATGACATCATGACAAGCGCGGCTAATATAAGTTAGGCTTCATCGCATCCTTCCTCAGTGTGTCTAAGGCACTCACATTGATAAGGTCACTATCTACTGTGAGTATTAATTCcgcaaaatagaagaaaaaaagtttgcaaTAGCTTCTCTTTGACtatctacaaaaaaatatatattttgacatcccattacgcacacacacatacacatatatagacttaaTTTTAGAGAGAAATGCGTGTAAAccatatgtatatttgctttGTGCATTTATTTAGGTCTACAAATGCTTACGAAGCCTATCTGAGCCAGAAACTaaccgcctcctcttccccacagctGAAGCAACGCAACCATGACGCGCGTGATGTTCCTGGCGGCGATCGCTGCTTTCGCCATCTGTGCTGAGGCAGCTTCACTGGGTAATCAAGGTATGTGATTTCCGTTGAATATATCCGAAGCTAGTATAAAGAGTAAACTTGTCATAATGTGCTTTTCACCTTCCATCTTAAatgatatatgtagttatattatGGTTTAGCAAGAAAGGACCATAAAAATATCATTTTTCTAGGATCTCAAGAGGAACTACACCGAGCAAAGCGTCAGTTCTCTTGGGTGAGTTGATGGCATCATTttgaattataataaagatgttaaCAATACTAAAGTATGAATTTCTGTATACTATTTCGCTCGTATATGGTGGGCACACATGCAAATCTGGTCTACAAATTAagtttaggtgtatatatagattacgtATGTCAATGCCATTTCTCTTATCATCCTAATCTCTTCTCCAGTCTAGCAATCAAGACATAACACAAATCGGTGGAGAAGAGAGCGGCGGAGAGCAGATTGTCCATTCCCACAACACTTTCCTTGGCAATACTCAGAAGGTCAGACAGCTGGCAACAGCAGACAATAACAAGCAGTTTGTGCATCAAGGCTTTTCTCTGTTCGGCCCCAGTGTACAAGAAGTCGAGCAGATTGCTACGGGGGGAGGTTACCAACACCAGACTATCAGTCAAAGGGGAAGCTTCTTTGGGAGTACTAAACACAAGTATATTCAGAGGGGAGGAACTAAGCAGGTGATTATTGGGAAGTAATCCAGGagaggaaaaatatttttttatgatttctttaAGTCAAATCAAATTATAGTCAACGTTTATCTGAACCAAATACACTATCCCTAGCATTGGCATCGTTTTATTTAATTCAGAGTTTAATAACTATAACACACAGTTTTACAGTTGACAGTTTTAAAGAATTGCTTCATTATTttccacactatatatataaatatatatatatatatatatatatgtatataaatttatatatatattcttgtgttttGTCCTACGacggtcctttttggcatccttgaccctctattctctattaattcacttaacatgcccagtcttctCCAGGAGACGGAGGACCATTTCCTGAGacaataaatacaagggaaagaccaATCAGGATTTCCCGATGCCTTGCCTTTTTACTGAGACACTGTCTCCAAAAGGGTTGCCAGTCAAGGCTAAGGAGACCCctctatccttatttctatctcCATACGCAAGACCTGAACCCAGctcatactcatacccaggagtaatatatataaatatatatatatatatatatatatatatatatatgtatatatatatttatatgtgtttatgtatatatattatttatgtatatatatatatatatatatataaaaccacgaacacatacacgctcatacgtgcaatatttatatatatatatatatatatatatatatatatatgtgtgtgtgtgtgtgtgtgtgtgtgtgtgtgtatcgttccttcgttttcttattctctccatctcccacttttttctcttttctctccttatctcatcctgcttttttccctctctctctctctctctctctctctctctctctctctctctctctctctctctctctctctctctctctctctctctctctctctctcttctgcaaaACAAAGAAACCGGAAATTCCAGCCGCGCGTCTCTCGCAAATGAAAACATAAACCAACATTAATGTCATCGTTCCCTGAAATTTCTATCTCTCCGTCCCTTGGAAATAAacggaatgagggggggggggggcataagtgCCGCAACGTTTTTGCTGTGACAAGCACAAAATGATAACGCACATagagtatataatacatacacatgcatagatacacacatacacacacacccacccacatacacatacagacacacacacacacatatatatatttgtatatgtatatgtatatatacatatatatttatgtgtatatatgtatatatatgtgtgtatacacacacatacacacacatacatatatatgtatatatgtaaatatatgtacatctataaatttatatatatatatgaatatatacatacatatatatacatatatatatcgagagagagaattattgatATAGACAATGGCCCAGtggttccccgccgcggcagtcgtaaatatgcctgcgctctgactgctggatcgagcctgagaaaacgacatatcaccttgagaagacaaacgcaggtgtcgcaggggaagtcaccgccgtggtaccgaatcgcggttgattaggaaaagcattcaatcaggcaaaggtcaaactgccatataacctctcaatagtgaattgagaattgaggcctatgccctgcagtggaatgtatggttgtttaaaaaaaaaaaaaaaaaaaaaaaaaatatatatatatatatatatatatattattatgtatatatatatttacttatacatatatatgttatataaatatatatatatatatttgcacatatgtatgtatatacatatacatatatgtgtattcatatatatatgaatacataaatatgtatatgtatatacatacatgtatgcaaatatatatatatatatatatatatatatatatcatatatatgtataagttaatataaatatataatttatatattcatatatgtatatgtgtatacatacatacacacacacacacacacacacatatatatatatatatatatatatatatatatatatatatatgtatatacatatcaatagtgaattgatagaggcctatgtcctacagtggaatgaatggttgttgaaaaaaagaaaatatgtgtgtaaatatatatatatatatatatatatatatatatatatatgtatgtatatatatatacttatatatgtatatatatatgtgtgtgcgtgtgtgtgtgtgtgtacacacatatattcacatatatacatatatgtaagtatgtatgtatataaaagtgtgagtgtgtatgtgtgtgtatgtatatatgtgtgtatatatacatatttacatatatactaacatatatatttacatatatatatatatatatatatatatatatatatatttgtgtgtgtgtgtgtgttatgcgctcgtgtgtgtgtgtgtgtatgtatgtatgtatgtatgtatgtatgtatgtatgtatgtatgtatatgtatatacatatgtgtgtgtgtgttcgtgtgtgcatgtgtgtgtgtgtgtttctatgtatgtatgtatgtttctttacgcatatatatatatatatatatatatatgtgtgtgtgtgtatgtgtttgtgtgtgtgtgtgtgtgtgtctgtgtgtgtgtgtgtttatgtatatatgtatgtatatatatatatatgtatatatacatatacatgtgtatgtgtatgcatgtgtatgtgtatgcatatgtatatgtatacatttatttatatatatatttatatatacatatgtgtgtgtgggtatgtatgtatgttcctatacgtatatgattatgtgtgtatatgtacatatatatgtgtgtgtgtgtctgtgcgtgtttctgtgtgtgtgcgtgtgtgtgtgtgtgtatatatatacatatatatatgtacatacatgcatttatatatatatatatatatatatatatatgtatatgtctgtatgtgtgtgtgtttg of Penaeus chinensis breed Huanghai No. 1 chromosome 37, ASM1920278v2, whole genome shotgun sequence contains these proteins:
- the LOC125045579 gene encoding uncharacterized protein LOC125045579, with amino-acid sequence MTRVMFLAAIAAFAICAEAASLGNQGSQEELHRAKRQFSWSSNQDITQIGGEESGGEQIVHSHNTFLGNTQKVRQLATADNNKQFVHQGFSLFGPSVQEVEQIATGGGYQHQTISQRGSFFGSTKHKYIQRGGTKQVIIGK